The Natronogracilivirga saccharolytica genome includes a window with the following:
- the wrbA gene encoding NAD(P)H:quinone oxidoreductase — MSNKDLSGVKLAIIYYSSTGTNYETAKVAASAAEESGAEVRIRKVAELAPEEAIAQNEQWKAHVEATADVPVASNDDLEWADAVLFGTPTRYGNVAAQLKQFIDGTGPLWAEGKLVDKVVAGFTSAQNPHGGQESTLLALYNSMYHWGSIIVPVGYADPANFQAGGNPYGFSITAADPEIDDNKASVIKTLTQRVLNVAASLK, encoded by the coding sequence ATGAGTAACAAAGATCTTTCAGGCGTGAAACTTGCCATTATCTATTACAGTTCGACCGGGACCAACTACGAAACGGCAAAAGTTGCTGCCAGTGCTGCAGAGGAGTCCGGTGCGGAGGTCCGCATCAGAAAAGTTGCTGAGCTGGCACCCGAAGAGGCCATAGCACAAAACGAACAGTGGAAGGCGCATGTGGAAGCCACAGCAGATGTTCCTGTCGCCTCCAATGACGATCTGGAATGGGCGGATGCCGTTTTGTTCGGCACCCCCACACGATATGGCAATGTAGCGGCACAGCTCAAGCAGTTCATTGACGGAACCGGTCCGCTTTGGGCGGAAGGAAAGCTGGTTGACAAAGTGGTTGCCGGATTCACCAGCGCCCAGAACCCGCATGGCGGACAGGAATCAACGCTTCTCGCGCTGTACAATTCCATGTATCATTGGGGCAGCATTATCGTGCCTGTCGGATATGCCGACCCGGCAAACTTCCAGGCAGGCGGCAATCCCTACGGCTTCAGCATAACTGCTGCCGATCCGGAGATAGACGATAATAAAGCCAGCGTCATTAAAACACTCACGCAGCGTGTGCTGAACGTGGCAGCGTCATTGAAATAA
- a CDS encoding KamA family radical SAM protein, with protein MKPIRETNHTSPSSDQPSRNGRAAKAETSGWTDWKWQMKNRIRSLDELQKWVSLSREELEGLERTTSYFRWRITPYYASLMDPDNPQCPVRRQVVPHADEMDDDVDIDALDPLEEQAHSPVKNLIHNYKDRVAFCVTTECAVYCRYCLRKRMVGDGTQALNREELQLAIDYLADHGEIRDVLLTGGDPLSLNDENLEWIISRLRAIPHIDIIRIGTRYPVLNPFRITDELCRIISENHPVWINTHFNHAAEITGDARHAIDKLTRAGVPVGNQTVLLKGINDDAETLKSLFHELVTCRVRPYYLYHAQLIGGTRHFRTTIERGMELMEQLRGRLSGFAIPLYVLDTPHGKIPLTPNGFRGRDGSYVSVQSYEGEIWREYNPADL; from the coding sequence GTGAAACCGATCCGAGAAACAAATCATACCTCCCCTTCATCTGATCAACCATCCCGAAACGGCCGGGCGGCCAAGGCTGAGACATCCGGCTGGACGGACTGGAAATGGCAGATGAAGAACCGTATCCGTTCTCTGGATGAGCTGCAGAAATGGGTTTCGCTGTCACGGGAGGAACTGGAGGGGCTGGAACGCACAACATCGTACTTCCGCTGGCGGATAACCCCTTATTATGCGTCACTGATGGATCCGGATAATCCGCAGTGTCCGGTAAGGCGGCAGGTTGTGCCGCATGCTGACGAGATGGATGACGATGTCGATATCGATGCCCTTGATCCGCTTGAAGAGCAGGCGCACAGTCCGGTCAAAAATCTCATCCACAATTACAAAGACCGGGTTGCTTTTTGTGTGACTACCGAATGTGCTGTTTACTGCCGGTATTGCCTCAGGAAGAGAATGGTGGGCGACGGAACCCAGGCACTGAACAGGGAGGAATTGCAGCTTGCCATTGACTATCTCGCCGATCACGGGGAGATCAGGGATGTCCTGCTGACAGGCGGCGACCCGCTGTCTCTGAACGATGAAAACCTCGAATGGATTATCAGCAGGCTCCGTGCCATTCCGCATATCGATATCATACGGATCGGGACACGGTATCCTGTCCTGAATCCGTTCAGAATTACTGATGAACTGTGCCGGATTATATCCGAAAATCATCCGGTCTGGATCAACACCCACTTCAATCATGCCGCGGAAATTACCGGTGACGCCAGACATGCTATAGACAAACTGACCCGGGCCGGTGTTCCCGTCGGAAACCAGACCGTGCTGCTGAAGGGGATTAACGACGATGCCGAAACACTGAAGTCACTGTTCCACGAGCTCGTCACATGCAGGGTGCGGCCCTACTACCTGTATCATGCTCAGTTGATTGGCGGAACGCGCCATTTCAGGACCACCATTGAACGGGGCATGGAGCTGATGGAGCAGCTTCGCGGACGTCTCTCCGGGTTTGCCATTCCCCTTTATGTGCTTGATACTCCGCACGGCAAGATCCCGCTTACTCCAAACGGATTCCGGGGCCGCGACGGGAGTTATGTTTCCGTGCAATCATATGAAGGCGAGATCTGGCGGGAATACAATCCCGCCGATCTCTGA
- a CDS encoding D-alanine--D-alanine ligase family protein, producing the protein MHTSGKNQKITSGEPLMIGLVYDRTQDYQLAGGPDDKFAEFEPESTIAAMEQAVTHAGHRPLRIGSPHQLLNVAHCPDPSGGSAGAGHSSTPDLVWNIGEGYGSRNREAWAPVICEMKGIPCLGSDAYALTVTLDKVLTKMIARSLGVPTSDWQIIGWNSRCSAGASGSDSGSGSDSDAPSPGDDSSPIPEPELPFPQFLKPRYEGTSKGISEKSMVRSPEEFRHQCRFLLETYHQDVMAEPFIDGPEITCALSGHPLRAHPVMERGLDTSGIGSHALETNDPDAEKTEGRRGRKKSDDQPESGSTDRDHSPDDRNSEVSGIITPELEEHISSWSLTLCNWLRIRDFVRLDFKIAQNGTPLLLEINPLPTFATDSTFAILAEIEGRSYPEFLSEILRGAIGRLKQES; encoded by the coding sequence TTGCATACATCCGGAAAGAATCAAAAAATCACCAGCGGTGAACCCCTTATGATTGGACTGGTGTATGACCGCACACAGGATTATCAACTTGCCGGGGGGCCGGATGACAAGTTTGCCGAATTTGAGCCGGAATCAACCATTGCGGCCATGGAGCAGGCGGTTACTCATGCAGGACACCGGCCCTTGCGCATCGGATCTCCGCATCAGCTGCTGAATGTGGCGCACTGTCCGGACCCATCCGGGGGCAGCGCCGGGGCCGGCCATAGCAGCACGCCGGACCTCGTCTGGAATATCGGGGAAGGGTACGGATCGCGCAACAGGGAAGCCTGGGCACCTGTCATCTGCGAAATGAAGGGTATTCCCTGTCTGGGAAGCGATGCTTATGCCCTTACGGTGACCCTGGACAAGGTACTGACGAAAATGATTGCCCGCTCTCTGGGAGTCCCGACCTCGGACTGGCAGATTATCGGATGGAACAGCCGGTGCAGCGCGGGGGCATCCGGCAGCGACAGTGGCAGCGGCAGCGACAGCGATGCGCCCTCCCCGGGTGATGACTCTTCCCCGATTCCTGAGCCTGAACTGCCCTTTCCGCAGTTCCTCAAGCCGCGTTATGAAGGAACCTCTAAGGGGATTTCTGAAAAAAGCATGGTGCGGTCACCGGAGGAGTTCCGGCATCAGTGCCGGTTTCTGCTGGAAACATACCACCAGGATGTCATGGCTGAACCGTTCATAGACGGGCCGGAAATTACCTGCGCCCTCTCCGGACACCCGCTGCGCGCCCATCCCGTCATGGAACGCGGACTCGATACCTCCGGAATCGGATCCCATGCTCTGGAAACCAATGATCCGGATGCTGAAAAGACTGAGGGACGGCGCGGACGAAAAAAGTCTGATGATCAGCCGGAATCCGGGAGCACTGATCGCGACCATTCCCCGGATGACCGGAATTCGGAAGTCTCCGGCATCATCACACCGGAACTGGAAGAGCATATTTCCTCCTGGTCGCTGACCCTCTGCAACTGGCTGCGCATTCGTGATTTCGTCCGGCTTGATTTCAAGATAGCACAAAACGGCACTCCCCTGCTTCTTGAGATCAATCCCCTTCCGACCTTTGCCACCGACAGTACGTTTGCCATTCTTGCTGAAATTGAAGGGCGGTCCTATCCTGAATTTCTCAGTGAAATACTCCGGGGTGCGATCGGTCGTTTGAAACAGGAGTCCTGA
- a CDS encoding MarR family winged helix-turn-helix transcriptional regulator — protein MQSLKEEIRQNQEFESVQQEAIISLLLTTDRLKRRLSDLTGQYDITPQQYNVLRILYGAGSRGLPTLEIMNRMIERSPGITRLLDRIDRKGLMTKQRSTSDRRTQICTITPEGIRLIDEMSGPMKELTRDVMSHLDDKKLRDLLELLFLVRKGM, from the coding sequence ATGCAATCACTGAAAGAGGAAATCCGCCAGAACCAGGAGTTTGAGTCGGTCCAGCAGGAAGCCATCATCTCTCTGCTGCTCACTACAGACAGGCTGAAAAGGCGGTTGAGTGATCTTACCGGGCAGTATGATATCACACCACAGCAGTATAATGTCCTGAGAATACTGTATGGTGCCGGAAGCCGGGGGCTGCCGACGCTTGAAATAATGAACCGGATGATCGAACGCAGCCCCGGGATTACCCGGCTTCTTGATCGTATAGACCGCAAAGGACTTATGACAAAACAGCGTTCAACCAGTGACAGAAGGACACAGATCTGTACCATAACACCAGAGGGAATCCGCCTTATTGATGAAATGTCCGGGCCGATGAAAGAGCTGACAAGGGATGTAATGTCCCATCTTGATGACAAAAAACTGCGTGATTTGCTGGAGTTACTTTTTTTGGTCAGAAAGGGAATGTAA